Genomic DNA from Paracoccus aminophilus JCM 7686:
CTGGTTCAGACCCATATAGAGCAGACGGCCGCGCGGTTCGGTCACGATCTTGACCGTGTCCTTGGTCTCGACGCCCTCGACATCGGTCGGGCTGAGGTTGCGCGCAACGTCGACATCGCCCTGTTCGAGCAGCAGACGCTGCGCCGAGCTTTCCTGAACATGGCGCACGATCACGCGCTTCATCGCGGGCTCGCCGTTCCAATAGCCCGCGAAGGAGGCGAGCTGAACCTGCTCATTCGGCTTCCAGGCCGCCAGCGTGAACGGACCCGAGCCCGCTTCGTTCTGACCGAGCCATTTGTTGCCGAAATCATCGCCCTCGACATGGGGAAGCACGGTTTCCTTGTCGATCACCGAAGCGACGCTGGCGGTCAGGCTGTTCAGCACCAGCGAGTAAGCATAGGGTTGGTCAAGCTTGATGATCAGCTTGTCGCCGTCTGCTTTCACGTTTTCATCGACATTGTCCGGCGTCAGGCCGAACTGGGTCAGAATGAACGAGAGCCCTTTGTCGAGCTTCACCGCGCGCTGCAGCGACCAGGCGGCATCCTCGGCCCGGACCGGATTGCCCGAGTGGAATTTCACGCCGTCGCGCATCTTGAAGGTGATGGTCTTGTGGTCATCGCTGACTTCCCAGCTTTCGGCCAGCGCCGGCTTGAAGCCCGCCTCCATATCCAGCGGGTCGAAATCGACCAGACGATCATAGAGGTTGTTGGTGATGTTGATCCCCGAGAACTCCGAGCTTTGCGCCGTGTCCATCGTGATGATGTCATCAATCTGATCGGCCACCACCAACACATCTTTCGGAGTGTCGGCGAAAGCTGCCGGCGCAAAGGCCATGACAGAAGCCAGAAGCCCTGCGCGCAGCGAAAAACTCTTGATCATGGAGAACTTCCCTGTTGTCCCGCTTCGATTCTACGAAGCAATTAAGGGACCTAGCATTGCCGGAAGCGCAGCCGGGGGCAAGACCTTCGTCGCACGCACCGGGAAAATGCCGCGCTTTCTCATTAAGTCACCTGATTTCAGTCTATTGCGCGGCGCTGTTAATCCTTCGGTAAGGTCACGATTGCATTGTCCTTGATCGCCTCCATCGCGACATAGGTCGAGCTCGAGGCGACATGAGGCAAGGTCGAGATCCGTTCGGCCAGCACCCGGCGGTAATCGGTGATATCGGTGGTCCGGACCTTGAGAAGATAGTCGAAACCGCCCGCAATCATATGACATTCCTCGATTTCCGGCACTGCACGCACTGCACGGTTGAAGGCCTGCAAAGCCGCCTCTCGGGTGTCCGACAGCTTCAGCTCGACAAAGGCCACATGCGCCAGATTCATCCGCACCGCTGAAATGATCGCGCGATAGCCCGCAATCACTCCGGCCGCTTCAAGCCGCTTCATCCGCGCCTGTACCGGGGTCTTGGAAAGCCCCACACGCCCCGCAAGTTCGGTTACACTGAGCCTGCCGTCCCGGGCGAGTTCCGCCAGAATCGCGCGGTCGGTGCGGTCAAGTTCAAATGGACCGTCACTTGGCTCTATTTTGGTCGTTTCGGCCATCTAACTGCTTCTCTTTAGTCGGAACGCTTTACCGATCAGCGATATATCCTCGTGAAAGTCAAGGAGTGCCGCATGTCCGCCTATACCCCCGCTCTTGCCGCCATCGACGCGGCGACGCTTGCCCCAGAGGCGCCACTCCTCACGGCCCTGATCGCCGAGGCCGCCCTCGACGCCGAGGCCCGCGCGCGC
This window encodes:
- a CDS encoding ABC transporter substrate-binding protein, whose product is MIKSFSLRAGLLASVMAFAPAAFADTPKDVLVVADQIDDIITMDTAQSSEFSGINITNNLYDRLVDFDPLDMEAGFKPALAESWEVSDDHKTITFKMRDGVKFHSGNPVRAEDAAWSLQRAVKLDKGLSFILTQFGLTPDNVDENVKADGDKLIIKLDQPYAYSLVLNSLTASVASVIDKETVLPHVEGDDFGNKWLGQNEAGSGPFTLAAWKPNEQVQLASFAGYWNGEPAMKRVIVRHVQESSAQRLLLEQGDVDVARNLSPTDVEGVETKDTVKIVTEPRGRLLYMGLNQNDKLLSNPAVIEAMKYLVDYKGMEGSFLKGQWKVHQNIVPTGYLGASDDNPWTYDVEKAKKILNDAGITSGTIKTVVRDIADYVNVAQTLQASMAQAGLTLEIQQMTGAQVLDAYRARQVPIFIGEWGTDYADPNTNVSTFAINPNNSPDVKHSELAWRNAWAVPEDLQKKAMAATLEGDADKRKQEYLDIQQEYRDIAPIVPLFQKIGQDAMQKNVDHWNSGGAVASVYYRQVTKGE
- a CDS encoding Lrp/AsnC family transcriptional regulator — translated: MAETTKIEPSDGPFELDRTDRAILAELARDGRLSVTELAGRVGLSKTPVQARMKRLEAAGVIAGYRAIISAVRMNLAHVAFVELKLSDTREAALQAFNRAVRAVPEIEECHMIAGGFDYLLKVRTTDITDYRRVLAERISTLPHVASSSTYVAMEAIKDNAIVTLPKD